Below is a genomic region from Halictus rubicundus isolate RS-2024b chromosome 11, iyHalRubi1_principal, whole genome shotgun sequence.
CTTTTCGGATTAATTAAATCTTGGTCCTTGAGCTTATATTTCTTAAGTAAATCATTCCAAATTAACCTCTCTCAATGATACTCCTACCGGCATTCCCTTCTCTACACCTCGGGTACCTATCTACCTATGGTTATGTTCTCAGGTTAGAGTTACCCCTAGCAAAAACCACCTATGAAAGCTTCAATGGACGAAAACTGTAACCGATAGGATCTCCCCTGTCTCCCGAACCTGTTTTCCCATAGTTCCGATCGTCGAGCAACGAACAGATTCGAAGCGAAGGTTTTTTTTCGTTGAAGCAACAGTGAGAGCCCAGTCGGCATCTACAGGGCTCTAGTTTACCCACAAACAGTATTTCGTTCTTGCCTCGATCGGCATTACTTGTGTACCGAGAAAGAAGACTCTCTGACCGTTTAACGAGACGAACGGGCGCATATCAAAAGACTGTATGTATGTGTATCGTTGCGTTGTTTCAGCAGTGAACGCCGAATGAAGCCGCTATACGTTCACAACTTCTTGGACACATCGTTTAAACGATTTTATCAACAGTACAGAAagatgacgggttctagtaACTTTCCTGGGACTTGGACAAGAGTCCCGGACCTTGTTTATCGACAGAGCGTGAGGGGAAGTCCCGTTTCTAGGGCATACTGCAACGGTATGTAAACAGGTTGGCTACCCTGCGACTCGAATGCGAGGCCGCTGAACTGTAAATTGTTCGGCGGAATCAACTTTCTATGTTACGTTGTCTAATCTTTGTTTATACGTTGGTAGTCAACGTGTTAGACGATCATTGGCGAGTGTATATAGATCGTCTCTAAGAATCCTCCAAGCAAATTTCCGTCCCGTTTTTTCTTCGGCAATGATGCAGGTCTGACCTGGGCCGCAGAAGGTACTGTGAAAAAATGTCGGAAAGCACGGTTCCACAGTGCAGAATTACAAAAGTAGTCTAGATCCTGGAGACGAAGAGGGGCTGGTGGTGGATCTGCTGTGGATTTCCATTCTGCTTGGAGTAGCGTGGATTCTGCAGCAGCTCTCTGGTCTCGCTGGGAGAGCCGGGGCTGAGACTGTTGGTGGTAGAGGTTTCCACGCGATCGCTGATGATCTCTTCCTCTGTGATCTGTTCGAGATATAGAGCGGCCGATTGGGAGTTCTGGTGATCCCCGTTCCCTATGGGAGGCGGCGAGTAAGCTGGCGGAGGACTTCTCGGTGGAGATCCGGAATCCTTTTCGTTTTCGGTTTCTATGGACACGGTGGAGGCCACCTGCTGCATCTGTCTGGCCCTCTTACCCTGTTTGGTGGTCAGTCCTCCGGTCTCCGCATCCCTCTCCAGTCTGTGACCTGACTTGGACCTGGTCAGTTGTCGTTGAACATACTCCACCAACTCGTTCTCTTCTTTCCTGGCGATCACGCGGTTCAGAATGATCAGGAATATGCCGACGCCCACCGCGAACAGCCCAATGGCCACCATCTCGTTCCACCAGCCTTTGGAGTACTTCGTTCCCCACTGTGTCATGTCTCCGGGAAGCGATCCGCTCATTAGAAAGAAGGCTCCCAGCACTAGGAACACCACTCCGATGTGCAGCATCCCAATAGACGTGACCACCTTCGTGTCCAGCATCCCCTGGCCAGCTGCATGGCTAGAGTGGCCGGATTTATGGTGTCTCGAGTGCTGGTCCAGGGAACCGGTAGACGCTCTGGGCGATGTCAACCCACTGTCACCCGATTGCGCACTATAACGACGTTCACGGGCACGACGCTGCTCGTCCCGGCGCTTTCTCTGACGCTTGATGGCCAGCGCAGAGTGCAATCCAACCGCGTGCATCCTGCAACACCGGAAAGACAACCCTTGCTCAGTGAATCATCGTCTACTACTGTTTACGAGCACTACTGACTCTTCCCGACAAGTATTTTCCTcgattctttaacactagaactaccaggATGGACTCAAATTACTTCACAGATTTCTCGTTTTGATATTGTAAAAGTGTTCTTGTGGGAATTTGTACGGTAGATTGATAAATCTATTCGTATACAGACAATTGATGTCTCTATGAATGCAGTTTTGTTTACTtcgtataattataataaaaataatggttATTCCGACCGTTTGGTGCTTCTAGTGTTAACGAACAATAACCAGCTGATTGACCATTGTTCAACAGCTGGTTTGGCAGAGTTCTAATGAGATCGGTCTACATGCATCAGGCTAGTACGATTCTCTCTGAGTGAATCTACTGGCAAAGTGAAATAGATTTTCGTTCGAGTTCAATAATGCTCGTGTCTCCTTCGAggactgtttttttttctttttgttccctttctctctccctcgctctctccctctctctctccctctctcccttgaAAATCGATTCGAGAACATTGGAATTCTAAAAGCTGTACAAGGTTCGCCGACAGGGTTCACAGGATGCACTGCGATAGAATCACGCGTTAATTGGCTACACACTAATGGATTACCAACGGTCCCCGCGTTGTTGTCCCTGGACCTGTGAAAATTTCTTCGTGCTCGCCAATGGCACTCGGCTAGCAAACTACTTGATTGGCTAACTACGGATTGGGGGGTGGGGGCGGGTAGGCGTGGCTAGGAGTCCAGAGGAAAGCGATCGACGATGATCTGATTGATCTAACCAATTTACGAATTACTGTTTTAGTATCTATTGTAAATATTGatttctttttcaatcgttttatttatttaggaaATTATGAGACTGGTCTAGATTGAGGTTAGGTTGCATGcagaatttttaatacaagTTTTTTAGGATGTAATGGAGTCAAGATGCTAGCGAGTCTTCATACAAACAAGTTACTAGGACTAGGACAGGGATTTATGATTAATTCTCTAATTAAATCTAAAGAATGTGCATCGGTGTGTACCCCTCACGTATCAATACCTTACTTACAtgcaaaaaattgttattaaagcAACTATCGAATCTACGttcaacaaaatattttgagttGGAAGTTTAAACTAGCAAAAGTTACAAATACTTTTGCACAGACCTTATATTCTTTATAATAAATTGAGCTCCttacaaaatcgaattttttatcCTATATATATCCTACGTCTTTAAAAAAAACCCCTATAATGTTTGAAGTAcgctatattatttttattaatcaaattatttttaatcattttgtttgaACAAGTTAATCGTTTTCGTTTGACTTTATTTGGACGGATTTGCTTTGATTCGAATTACTTTACGAATAGTGCACATGCGAAATATTTGGTGTACATGCTGAAGTGTGTGTGCGAGAACTTTTTGGCGTATTCGCtaccattttgaatatttcctgTCTATGCAAATATTTTGGAGAACGTTCTCCATATACGTGCAAACGTTCCATGCTCTTTGAATCCCTAGGAATACCCTAGTTTACACAGTATACGTAGTATGTGTGTGGTAATATTTTAGTGGGTTTAGTTTCGCTTTAGGGAGTCcaatttatgaatatttcaCTGTACGGATAATGCACGAATTTGCCCCTAGTGCATTTAATTTACGTAGTTAAATGCATTAAAGAGTACACAATTTTTGTGtgaacgtatttttttttattgttgtcGAAATATCAAGAAAAATGTTAGCAATGTTTTGAGCTAATCTATGTCCGTTATTTTCTACGTCGGTAAAACAGACAGCCTTTTATTTTAGTCCCTAGCAAGTGGACGTGTAAGTTGTAAGTGATGCCTTTTGTTCGCGAAAACCACCGAAACTTCTTTTCTTTAGGTAGGAAAGTGGTCCATCGCTTAAAGAACCCTGAGAGCAGTGGCTCTTGTTGTTCGATCCGGCTTTCTAGCAGATTGTTTGCCTACTTGAGATGCTTTCAGACGGATCAGACGGGGGTTGCCCTAAATCGTAGCCCATCGACACCCAAAACATTATACGTCGACCCTTCTAGACACTCCTACCCTTACACTCGACTAAACCTAACCTGCAAATCTATTTCCAATCACAGCATCAATCAAATGcggaattttcaatttctatcaatttgaaatatataaattgttttatttaattttcaatcAAATTTTGAACATTGAACATCCCCATGGACATAAGTGTATAAGTGTAACGTAGTTGCTAATAATGGGAGGCACaaggaaaaaaaattgttaactcGATGTATCAGTTATAATACCCTCTAGACCGCCGCAAGAGAGTAAAAAGCACTTTTATATATCGATTTTATGATGTCACATTGCATTATATATAATAACGTTAAGGTTGCTTTTAAGATCGCTAGCGGAGCATTTGAAAAGCAATTTGTAGGGCGGTTTTTATATCCCACCTCTTGTTAAATCGAAAATAACGTTCCACAAAATAAATGGGAATATATTACGTAATGAATAGTTCAAACGGAAAAATAAGGAACATTGTTCGCAGTTAATGCTGCTGTCAATTAACACCAACGTGTTTACGAGGCCAATCGACATCGGATTTCTGAAAATAGTCTTACAAACTGAACCTACACAGCGCAGACGGTGTCTGAAGTAACAGCTGTGATGGTTATGAAACAAGTTGAACGGATTTAATGATTTAGAAGTTTCGTCGACGACCTTTCCAAGAAGCAATAACTCCTCGATGCATTTTTGCACCACGGAACAGCATTACTTCCCCGTGAAAGGGATTCCACTTTGCGACGCGAGAAGTATGTGGCCTCATTCTCCGCGGGTAATCCCCCGGTATTGCCACTCTTTTAATGGCGGCTCGACGATGGTTCCCACAAGGCTTCACGTGAGACGTGTACTTTTATACACGGGTTTCTTGCGACTTATTGCGACATAAGTCAAGAAAACAGCTATATTCTCTTTAAATCCCCCCGGTTATTAACGCAAAAGAACGCTGTTATGCTCAATTTTTATGCGCTGGTAATGGAGACATTCCCTTGTACGTATAGCGGGAAATTTAAATTTCAAAGCAGCGAACATAAAACAACTGAGCTCTgaatgatttttatttcttccgtCTTTGGTATAATTCTCCCCCGTTATCAACGTAATGAAACTGTACTGAATCTTTCAGAAAACTGactatattttatttaagaatAGTCCATTTAAGAGTAGAGAAATAATTATACTAAGTTTCTTAATGTGGTAACGTACCCAGTTCTTGTTCCACACAAGGCGGGAAATTCAAATTTCGAAGccgcagaaataaaataacctCTAATACATTTGACCGCTTCTGTCAAGGTAAATAGCAAGGTTTAAAGCAAATAACTCTTCCGACAAACAGCTCACTGGTACTCGAGATCATTTTTACCAAGACTGCTCAAATGTGTAACGAGGTTTATGTGCACGAAATGTGGGTCAAGCCCTGATACGAAAGGGTAAACTCTCCCTACGAGGCTAGACAAGCCACTAGTGGATAAGATTTTTATCATCCAGCCAGTATATCTATCTTCTTCGATCGATGTAGAGATGCTTATCCCCAAAGGCCCGAGTGCAGATCTTCTAGCGTGTAATCTCTCATTGAATCCATAACGAGTCATTCTTTCGCCAGTAAACACTTTTCTTCTCGTTTCTGCGCGGTACTATAACCTTATCTCGAAGCAATCACCAAAATATGGTCGTAAATAAAAGGAGAACAGTTTTTGTTGCGGGAAATGTGAATGGTTTCACTGTTGAAACCCAAAATACTGCGTCAGAAAGTGGGAAAACCCCCATCGGTGTGGAAACCGAGTTTCTGCAGTTGCAGTGCCTCAAAATAAAACCACGGAATATTGTACAGTAAAGTATGCTTCTTTTCTCTTTAATATGCATATAGTTGAATTTGATGATCTCAGAGGAAAGCGGATGAAACACAGGTGTGGGCAGTGGAGTTACAGCGATGAGTACAATTAGCTAATTGATGGAGAAGAGGTTGAGAAAAGGGAAAGAAaagtaatataaattaaatagaGATTGGAAACGGAAATTGCAGAAGAGAAACATataaaagaattaaaagaaaattggatagaagTCTTGTGAAACGTAAAGAAGGTCTTGAGGACAGAGAGGAATGTTTTATCTTTCAAGGATTTCGCATTTTCCTGTAAACTGACAAACTAGATTGCTGCCGCTAAAGGATAACAAAGAAAGTTACAAACACAAAATGCAACAGGTTCTAAATCTCCGCATAGTTTCAGCATCCTAATACTATTCCCTAAGAGTTTCTCACCTATGCTCAGACTATCACTACTGTGGACTCTGAATTTCAGTATACTACTTCAGTATACTATCTTTGACAAAAGACATGTAATGCTAGCTCAAGGCAGCTGCAAGCAGCCTAAACTGCAGCTACGGCTCACCTAATTCTTTCTAAGGCTCTGCAAAGGACTATGGACTAGCCTACACTGCGTCATGGGCTTACCAACTGTCACCGGGATGGTCCAACTTCACAGTTGGGTATAGAGAGAGTTAAATAGCCTTGACTCTTGAACCTTGGAAGACCTTGAAGGCAGCTCAGATTAAAACTCCCATGAGACACCTCTCTCCGGAGTACTGTATTAGGACTTGGTTTATCCATTCTCCCAGACTAGGAACCTTGGGCTTGGTGGACCGTCAGAGGTATCTTGGGATAGGTGATTTCCATGCTGCATGGCTATGCAGTGCCTGAAGGGACAATTACAAGAGTAGTAATTTCTATTAACTGGGGGAGGTGTCTAAGTCTGATAGTTCATTCATGGAGACCTTTGCTTTTTCtttcgtataaaaaaaaaaaaatcaggatAGTTGAGAGGAGACATTTGGTAACTGAACGCATAAAATCACAGTTTGTAAGTTTGTTCAGTTTTCACAGACAAAAATTCCAAAGTCAACGAACACATTGCTCTACGCTTGATAACTTTCCTAACAAGCACGAAGTCTTAATTACAAAGTGAGGTAGTAGGTAAAAGTATGTTGACCTaagataaacattttctgccgTCTAGATTATCAGCTTTTTCTCCACGGTTCTCAACTACCCTCAATGTATTCCACTTCCCAATTAAGGATGGCTTTAAAATTCTTTTAGGTCCGCCATCGAATCAAATATTCAACAGTTGATCGTTATTAGAGCACGTAGATGGAGCCGAGGAATAAATGATCAGTGTGCCTGTGTTACCCGGAGTAGGTTCCTTTTGCGAATACGGAATAATCGATCCAATTAGCAATGATATCTGCTCTAATTGAACGATAATTCGCGGGAACACCTTGAGGAGATCCGGTGTCTGAGGAACGCGTATTAAGGTCGTCGCAGGGGGGTTTACCCGTTAATTTCCTTCTTTATCGGCTAAACGGACCGTCGTGGCGCCTGGCATCCTATACACGTTCACGCACCGGTGCATGTGCACGTGCACACATGACCTCGTTGCACATACCGCACTATCCGACGCCGTCTATTTTGCGTTTGCGTTCCGCAAAGTGGGATGGGGATGGTTTATTGATCGCCAGCGAAGGAAACGATTCTGCGTCCCGCGCATCGTAATCGCGAAACCATCGCGGAGTGTCCGACGACGTCTTCTCGACGTCATTTCCGTTGTCTTTTACCCTAAATACCTTTTACCCCGAGTCTGATCAGTCTTAGGCGAAGGGGCATTCCAGCAGCTAAATTTTCAAGTGATCCGGACAGAATGGTGTCCGGGTCCACTTTGACCCAGCTTCTAAAAGCTCGGGTAAAATAGGGGATGGTACATTAGATTGCTCCTAGAGGAATTTTTAAAAGGAACTGGTGAACGAAATGTTCTAATTTTTAAGGGTCTGTAGAAGCATTTTTTAGCTTTATGTAGCAATTTTTTTGGTAGCTAAAATGTTGCAAAATGGCCGAGTTATACGATCTGGAAGACAACCGGCTCCTTTGAGTTTGAAGTTTGATAACTCCCAAGGAATAACGGGTATTTCGGGAATTTTTTCTCGGATAATAACTAACTAGAAAATTCCGATTTTTTAAGGAAACGTTGATGCGTCTTTCGGCTTTGtgtaacaatttttcgaaagaGGAAGTATTGCAAAATGGCCGAGTTATCCGAGCTGGAGTTTCTGTGCGAAGGCAATTCCCGTGGAATCTGTACGAAATGCGCCATTGGATCGATTTATCGGCACAAAGTGTAACTGGGTTATTCGCTTTTAATCGGTTCCCATCCCTCAATTTATGAGGCAAAGGAGCgtgaattaaaaaagaaaaacaaagagGCCGCCGCCGGGAGCAAGATGGACTTTCAACTTTCTATTTAAAGCCAGTCGTTTCTGCGATCGACAAACAAGCCTGCCGATACACATTAGTTCCCGCTTCACCGTCGAGTTTGCGACTTTAGATCGAGTTTGCCCCCATCGAAATAGTTCCGAACCTAATTTCCCT
It encodes:
- the LOC143358723 gene encoding uncharacterized protein LOC143358723, with amino-acid sequence MHAVGLHSALAIKRQRKRRDEQRRARERRYSAQSGDSGLTSPRASTGSLDQHSRHHKSGHSSHAAGQGMLDTKVVTSIGMLHIGVVFLVLGAFFLMSGSLPGDMTQWGTKYSKGWWNEMVAIGLFAVGVGIFLIILNRVIARKEENELVEYVQRQLTRSKSGHRLERDAETGGLTTKQGKRARQMQQVASTVSIETENEKDSGSPPRSPPPAYSPPPIGNGDHQNSQSAALYLEQITEEEIISDRVETSTTNSLSPGSPSETRELLQNPRYSKQNGNPQQIHHQPLFVSRI